In Myotis daubentonii chromosome 6, mMyoDau2.1, whole genome shotgun sequence, a genomic segment contains:
- the EEF1A1 gene encoding elongation factor 1-alpha 1, protein MGKEKTHINIVVIGHVDSGKSTTTGHLIYKCGGIDKRTIEKFEKEAAEMGKGSFKYAWVLDKLKAERERGITIDISLWKFETSKYYVTIIDAPGHRDFIKNMITGTSQADCAVLIVAAGVGEFEAGISKNGQTREHALLAYTLGVKQLIVGVNKMDSTEPPYSQKRYEEIVKEVSTYIKKIGYNPDTVAFVPISGWNGDNMLEPSANMPWFKGWKVTRKDGNASGTTLLEALDCILPPTRPTDKPLRLPLQDVYKIGGIGTVPVGRVETGVLKPGMVVTFAPVNVTTEVKSVEMHHEALSEALPGDNVGFNVKNVSVKDVRRGNVAGDSKNDPPMEAAGFTAQVIILNHPGQISAGYAPVLDCHTAHIACKFAELKEKIDRRSGKKLEDGPKFLKSGDAAIVDMIPGKPMCVESFSDYPPLGRFAVRDMRQTVAVGVIKAVDKKAAGAGKVTKSAQKAQKAK, encoded by the exons atgggaaaggaaaagactCACATCAACATCGTCGTCATCGGACACGTAGATTCCGGCAAGTCCACCACTACCGGCCACCTGATCTACAAATGTGGGGGCATCGACAAGAGAACCATCGAGAAATTCGAGAAGGAGGCTGCTGAG ATGGGGAAGGGCTCCTTCAAGTACGCCTGGGTCTTGGATAAACTGAAGGCCGAACGGGAGCGCGGTATCACCATTGACATCTCCCTGTGGAAATTCGAGACCAGCAAGTATTACGTGACCATCATTGATGCCCCAGGGCACAGAGACTTCATCAAAAACATGATTACGGGCACATCTCAG gctGACTGTGCTGTCCTGATTGTTGCTGCTGGTGTTGGTGAATTTGAAGCAGGTATCTCCAAGAACGGGCAGACCCGTGAGCACGCCCTTCTGGCCTACACACTGGGTGTGAAACAGCTGATTGTTGGTGTTAACAAAATGgattccactgagccaccctacaGCCAGAAAAGATACGAGGAAATTGTTAAAGAAGTCAGCACCTACATTAAGAAAATCGGCTACAACCCTGACACAGTAGCATTTGTGCCAATTTCTGGTTGGAATGGTGACAACATGCTGGAGCCAAGTGCTAAT ATGCCTTGGTTCAAGGGATGGAAGGTCACCCGTAAAGATGGCAATGCCAGTGGAACCACGCTGCTTGAGGCTCTGGATTGCATCCTGCCACCGACTCGTCCAACTGACAAGCCCCTGCGTCTGCCCCTCCAGGATGTCTACAAAATTGGTG GTATTGGGACTGTCCCTGTGGGCCGAGTGGAGACTGGTGTTCTCAAGCCCGGCATGGTGGTCACCTTTGCTCCAGTCAACGTTACAACTGAAGTAAAGTCTGTTGAAATGCACCATGAAGCTTTGAGTGAAGCTCTTCCTGGGGACAATGTGGGCTTCAACGTCAAGAACGTGTCTGTCAAAGATGTTCGCCGTGGCAATGTGGCTGGTGACAGCAAAAATGACCCACCAATGGAAGCAGCTGGCTTCACAGCTCAG GTGATTATCCTGAACCACCCAGGCCAGATCAGTGCTGGATATGCACCTGTGCTGGATTGTCACACAGCTCACATTGCTTGCAAATTTGCTGAGCTGAAGGAGAAGATTGACCGTCGTTCTGGGAAAAAGCTGGAAGATGGCCCCAAGTTTTTGAAATCTGGTGATGCTGCCATCGTTGATATGATTCCTGGCAAGCCCATGTGTGTTGAGAGCTTCTCTGACTACCCTCCTCTGG gcCGTTTCGCTGTTCGTGACATGAGACAGACCGTTGCTGTGGGTGTCATCAAAGCAGTGGACAAGAAGGCAGCTGGAGCTGGCAAAGTCACCAAGTCTGCCCAGAAAGCTCAGAAGGCTAAATGA